From the Lolium rigidum isolate FL_2022 chromosome 2, APGP_CSIRO_Lrig_0.1, whole genome shotgun sequence genome, one window contains:
- the LOC124690081 gene encoding protein DMP2-like: MDPISNGMHIQMPVPDQQSSSREASPPPSVAGKPPVDKTLSSASDLLKLLPTGTVLAFQALAPSFSNHGVCHAANRYLVLALVGGCAISCVLLSFTDSLVGRDGRLYYGAATFWGFYPFNFTGTRAEREAVFKDLCRYRVTPMDFVHAIFSAVVFLAVAFADASIQSCLFPDAGPDLRELLVNLPLAAGFLASMVFMIFPTTRKSIGYTDMMPHSH; encoded by the coding sequence ATGGATCCCATTTCCAATGGTATGCACATCCAGATGCCGGTGCCGGACCAACAATCCTCCTCTCGCGAGGCGTCACCACCGCCGAGCGTTGCCGGTAAGCCGCCTGTGGACAAGACGCTGTCGAGCGCGTCGGACCTGCTGAAGCTGCTGCCGACTGGCACGGTGCTGGCGTTCCAGGCCCTGGCGCCGTCCTTCAGCAACCACGGCGTCTGCCACGCGGCCAACCGGTACCTAGTCCTGGCGCTCGTCGGCGGCTGCGCCATATCCTGCGTCCTCCTCTCCTTCACGGACAGCCTCGTCGGCCGCGACGGCAGGCTCTACTACGGCGCGGCAACGTTCTGGGGCTTCTACCCCTTCAACTTCACCGGCACGCGCGCCGAGCGGGAAGCGGTGTTCAAGGACCTCTGCAGGTACCGGGTGACGCCCATGGACTTCGTGCACGCCATCTTCTCCGCAGTCGTCTTCCTCGCCGTCGCGTTCGCCGACGCCAGCATACAGAGCTGTCTGTTCCCGGACGCCGGGCCGGACTTGAGGGAGCTACTGGTGAACTTGCCTCTTGCCGCTGGCTTCCTCGCTAGCATGGTGTTCATGATCTTCCCCACTACCAGGAAGAGTATTGGCTACACGGACATGATGCCACACTCGCACTAA